The region GCCTACATATACAGCAGCCTGGTGGTATTCGGGCTGGCAGGCAAGTTCTTTTTCTGGGAACTGGCAACCCTTATCGACATCATGCTCCTGGGCCACTGGATCGAGATGAGATCTGTAATGGGAGCCTCCATGGCTCTTGAGGAACTGGCAAAACTCATGCCCTCAAAAGCTCACCGTCTGGGAAAAGATGGTGAGGTAGAGGATGTAGCCCTCAGGGATTTGCAAAAGGGGGACAGATTACTGGTCAAACCCGGAGAAAAGATCCCCGCAGACGGTAGTATCGTGAAGGGACAATCCTCGGTCAATGAAGCAATGCTTTCCGGGGAAACCACTCCGGTATCCAAAGAAAAGGATGATGAGGTTATCGGTGGTTCCATCAACGGGGAAGGCTCCCTGGAGATCATAATCGAAAAAACCGGTTCCGATTCCTTCCTCTCCCAGGTAATTGAACTTGTAAAACAGGCCCGGGAAAGTCGCTCCCGTGCACAGGACCTGGCCAACCGGGCTGCCCTGTGGCTGACCATCATAGCCTTAAGTGCAGGTGCGATAACATTGTTTGCCTGGGCTAACCTGGCTGGTTACGATTTTGCCTTTTCCCTGGAAAGAGCGGTTACCGTAATGGTAATCACATGTCCCCATGCCCTTGGCCTGGCAATTCCCCTTGTGATTGCAGTATCCTCTGCATTGGCTGCCAACAACGGGCTGCTTATCAAGGACAGGGCAGCGTTTGAAAAGGCACATGAGGTAGATGCGGTGGTTTTTGACAAGACCGGCACCCTGACTGAAGGAAAGTTCGGGGTCACCGATATAATTGCCTTTGAGAATGTATCAGAAGAAGAAATCCTGAAACTGGCTGCTTCGGTAGAAGCCGAATCGGAACATTCCATAGCCCGGGGTATTGTGGAATCGGCAAAGGAAAAATATCCTATTGAGAATTTTAACAGTATCCCGGGTAAGGGCGCCTTTGCTACAGTTAAAGGTAAGCAAATCACAGTTGCAAGTGGATCCTATATAGCTGACCAGAGGTTAGAACCTGACGCAGCTGAAACCGAGGGGTTAACAGCTCAGGGTAAAACTGTTGTTTTCGTGGTTGAGGAGGATAGGCTAATTGGTGCCATAGCCCTTGCAGACATTATACGTCC is a window of Methanohalophilus mahii DSM 5219 DNA encoding:
- a CDS encoding copper-translocating P-type ATPase; the protein is MEHGENNGHSHHAMMLEDFKKRFFVSLVLTIPILFLSPIIRQALESIGVSLPTIEGASYLLFAFSTLIFFYGGKPFLTGLVSELRSRQPGMMTLIAVAISVAYIYSSLVVFGLAGKFFFWELATLIDIMLLGHWIEMRSVMGASMALEELAKLMPSKAHRLGKDGEVEDVALRDLQKGDRLLVKPGEKIPADGSIVKGQSSVNEAMLSGETTPVSKEKDDEVIGGSINGEGSLEIIIEKTGSDSFLSQVIELVKQARESRSRAQDLANRAALWLTIIALSAGAITLFAWANLAGYDFAFSLERAVTVMVITCPHALGLAIPLVIAVSSALAANNGLLIKDRAAFEKAHEVDAVVFDKTGTLTEGKFGVTDIIAFENVSEEEILKLAASVEAESEHSIARGIVESAKEKYPIENFNSIPGKGAFATVKGKQITVASGSYIADQRLEPDAAETEGLTAQGKTVVFVVEEDRLIGAIALADIIRPESKQAIATLKERGIRCMMLTGDNDNVARWVAENIGLDEYFAEVLPQEKEGKIKEIQERRLRVAMTGDGVNDAPALARADLGVAIGAGTDVAVETADIVLVRSNPLDIITVLDLSAKTYGKMKQNLFWATGYNAIAIPLAAGVLAGQGILLSPAVGAVLMSLSTVIVAVNAKFLTLE